A genomic stretch from Caulobacter sp. FWC2 includes:
- a CDS encoding TonB-dependent receptor, giving the protein MKYQITRGRLLATSMIVGVATLAGFAANAQTAPAAQAAPEDNSVEAVVVTGSLLRRTDTATPSPVTVQTTEQLKAQGITTVSDAIRSLSADNSGSIPAAFGNGFAAGSTGVSLRGLSVNSTLVMIDGLRNANYPLADDGQKAFVDLNSIPFNAVERIETLKDGASSLYGADAIGGVVNIIMKSNYQGMSADTSFGTSQHGGGDQYRFNGDIGYGDLDTDKYNLYFDVEYQLDKRIRGNQRGFPYNTNDLSSIPGGSNDNPQTGGSTFYGNVKRATLGTPGNLATGIAIDSPANVWQPLRTCAADAPLTSQYDEDGVLMGTYCAQNVANFGDIQPKQSRVGTYGRFTIKPNDNLEAYISGSFIQSKTSVNGTPVSVSSSTPNNLTNLVLPVYICSAGVSCATAVDRKLNPNNPFASTGDYALIKYRFSDLPASARYTNRMFRLVGGVKGEARDWNYQANVVIAHDTLESAQTGFLSYKQLMSDINTGAYNFVDPSKNSQAVRDALSPVLAKTSTTDMDSVNFQASHALFSLPGGDAQLGIGGEFRYEATNDPALNPVNDAQGLGNARTEGNRTVASAFAEVGLPVTTQIEVNVSGRYDHYSDFGGNFSPKIGVKFTPIKTVALRGTISKGFRAPSFSEAGNSASQGFTTFSFKGDTYAAFRDAHGNNEYTKAYSLSSITTANPDLKPEKSTSYTLGAVWAPTRSFSVSLDYYHIKKNNVIAQASAGTALAAYYSGQAIPAGYTVVADAIDPEHPTALPRVLSVASPYINADSLVTSGLDLNVQATFYLPADVKWTSNLDATTIFDYKYTQDGTTYNYVGKEAPYVLSSGAGTPKNRLSWMNTFERGPIHVTGTMSYTSGMREVDDSYTEGCLYGDSSFNCRVKSFTTVDLTGAYDVTEKATVYADVMNLFDTGPMFNPANYAGVNWNPTYSQSGIVGRYFRVGMRLKY; this is encoded by the coding sequence ATGAAGTATCAGATTACCCGGGGCCGTTTGCTCGCGACCTCCATGATCGTTGGCGTGGCCACGCTGGCCGGCTTCGCCGCGAACGCCCAGACCGCCCCCGCCGCCCAAGCGGCTCCCGAGGACAACTCGGTCGAGGCCGTCGTCGTCACCGGTTCGCTCCTGCGCCGCACCGACACCGCCACCCCCTCGCCAGTCACGGTCCAGACGACCGAACAGCTGAAGGCCCAGGGCATCACGACCGTGTCGGACGCCATCCGCAGCCTGTCGGCCGACAATTCGGGCTCGATTCCGGCCGCGTTCGGCAACGGCTTCGCCGCCGGCTCGACCGGCGTGTCGCTCCGCGGCCTGTCGGTCAATTCGACCCTGGTCATGATCGACGGCCTGCGTAACGCCAACTATCCGCTGGCCGACGACGGCCAGAAGGCGTTCGTCGACCTGAACTCGATCCCGTTCAACGCGGTCGAGCGCATCGAGACGCTGAAGGACGGCGCCTCGTCGCTGTACGGCGCCGACGCCATCGGCGGCGTCGTCAACATCATCATGAAGTCGAACTACCAGGGCATGAGCGCTGACACCTCGTTCGGCACGTCTCAGCACGGCGGCGGCGACCAGTATCGCTTCAACGGCGACATCGGCTACGGCGACCTGGATACCGACAAGTACAATCTGTATTTCGACGTCGAGTATCAGCTGGACAAGCGCATTCGCGGCAACCAGCGCGGCTTCCCGTACAACACCAATGACCTGTCCTCGATCCCCGGCGGTTCGAACGACAACCCGCAGACTGGCGGCAGCACCTTCTACGGCAACGTCAAGCGCGCCACCCTGGGCACGCCGGGCAACCTGGCCACCGGCATCGCCATCGACAGCCCGGCCAACGTCTGGCAGCCGCTGCGCACCTGCGCCGCCGACGCTCCGCTGACCTCGCAGTACGACGAAGACGGCGTCCTGATGGGCACGTACTGCGCCCAGAACGTCGCCAACTTCGGCGACATCCAGCCCAAGCAGTCGCGCGTCGGCACCTATGGTCGCTTCACGATCAAGCCGAACGACAACCTTGAAGCCTACATCTCGGGCAGCTTCATCCAGTCGAAGACCTCGGTGAACGGCACCCCGGTCAGCGTCTCGTCGAGCACGCCGAACAACCTGACCAACCTGGTTCTGCCGGTCTACATCTGCTCGGCCGGCGTCTCATGCGCCACCGCCGTCGATCGCAAGCTGAACCCGAACAACCCGTTCGCCTCGACCGGCGACTACGCGCTGATCAAGTATCGCTTCAGCGACCTGCCGGCCTCGGCCCGCTACACCAACCGGATGTTCCGTCTGGTCGGCGGCGTGAAGGGCGAGGCCCGGGACTGGAACTACCAGGCCAATGTCGTCATCGCGCACGACACCCTGGAAAGCGCCCAGACCGGCTTCCTCAGCTACAAGCAGCTGATGAGCGACATCAACACGGGCGCTTACAACTTCGTCGATCCGTCGAAGAACAGCCAAGCCGTTCGTGACGCCCTGTCGCCGGTCCTGGCCAAGACCTCGACCACCGACATGGACTCGGTGAACTTCCAGGCCTCGCACGCCCTGTTCAGCCTGCCGGGCGGCGACGCCCAGCTGGGGATCGGCGGCGAGTTCCGCTACGAGGCCACCAACGACCCGGCCCTGAACCCGGTCAACGACGCGCAAGGCCTGGGCAACGCCCGCACCGAGGGCAACCGCACCGTCGCCTCGGCCTTCGCCGAAGTCGGCCTGCCGGTCACCACCCAGATCGAAGTCAACGTGTCGGGTCGCTACGACCACTACTCGGACTTCGGCGGCAACTTCTCGCCGAAGATCGGCGTCAAGTTCACGCCCATCAAGACGGTCGCCCTGCGCGGCACGATCTCGAAGGGCTTCCGCGCGCCGTCGTTCTCGGAAGCCGGCAACTCGGCCAGCCAGGGCTTCACGACGTTCTCGTTCAAGGGCGACACCTACGCCGCCTTCCGCGACGCCCACGGCAACAACGAGTACACCAAGGCCTACTCGCTCTCGTCGATCACCACGGCCAATCCGGACCTGAAGCCGGAGAAGTCGACCAGCTACACCCTCGGCGCCGTGTGGGCTCCCACGCGCAGCTTCAGCGTCTCGCTGGACTACTACCACATCAAGAAGAACAACGTGATCGCGCAAGCCAGCGCGGGCACGGCCCTGGCCGCCTACTACTCGGGCCAGGCCATCCCGGCCGGCTATACCGTGGTCGCCGACGCGATCGATCCGGAACACCCGACGGCCCTGCCACGCGTGCTGTCGGTCGCCTCGCCCTACATCAACGCCGACTCGCTGGTGACCAGCGGTCTGGACCTCAACGTCCAGGCCACGTTCTACCTGCCGGCCGACGTGAAGTGGACGAGCAACCTCGATGCCACGACCATCTTCGACTACAAGTACACCCAAGACGGCACGACCTATAACTACGTGGGCAAGGAAGCCCCGTACGTGCTGTCGTCGGGCGCGGGTACGCCGAAGAACCGCCTGTCGTGGATGAACACCTTCGAGCGCGGTCCCATCCACGTGACGGGCACCATGAGCTACACCAGCGGCATGCGTGAAGTGGACGACAGCTACACCGAGGGCTGCCTCTACGGCGACTCCAGCTTCAACTGCCGCGTGAAGTCGTTCACGACCGTCGACCTGACGGGCGCCTACGACGTCACCGAGAAGGCGACGGTCTATGCCGACGTCATGAACCTGTTCGACACCGGCCCGATGTTCAACCCGGCCAACTACGCCGGCGTGAACTGGAACCCGACCTACTCGCAGTCGGGCATCGTGGGCCGCTACTTCCGCGTCGGCATGCGCCTGAAGTACTAG
- a CDS encoding M14 metallopeptidase family protein, producing the protein MTRSGAMAGAALGVVLAFTGMSGAIAADITPPDKAFAQPVGSDYFLADYTAYEAYLKTLAGQSDRMKLVDIGKTEEGRTMWVAIVSSPANLAKLDRYKEISRKLAKAEGVKEDEARKLAAEGKAVVWIDAGLHASETITSQGQIQVLYRMLTQTDPETLRLLDDTVILFGQDNPDGMEMVSDWYMRNQDPKKREFGSLPRLYQKYVGHDNNRDSFMSAMAETTNVNKQLFREWYPQIIYNQHQTGPNGMVVFVPPFRDPFNFNYDPLVMTELQEVGMAMHSRLVAEDKPGSGARSAAPYSTWHNGMERSVAYFHNSIGLLTEIIGGPTPTTVNLVPELQLPGNDRPAPIAPREWRLQDSLDYQWTMNMAVIDYAARNKERLLFNIWKMGDNSIKRGNKDSWTITPTRVEELQAAGKGKPGPYGAAVDPSLYKTVLQTPEERDPRGYVIPADQADMPTVVAFLNALIKTGVDVDKATKPFTIAGKAYPAGSYVVRSAQAYRPHIMDMFEPQDHPHDLEYPGGPPKAPYDVTGYTLAYQMGIKFDRILEGFEAPTTRVPDLITVTPGAVKGSGGAGWLVSHETNASFTLTNRLLKAGAKVYWLKDGAKAGKVAFGAGAIFVPASPAAKAVIDKGVKDLGIDAYAVGGKPSGATIALKPIRVGLVDVYGGSMPSGWNRWMFEKFEAPFQVVYPQRLDAGDIAKDYDVLVFPDGVVPAPADGPFKAGRGGQQPKPEDIPAEYRPWLGRVTDEKTLPKIADFVKGGGTVVAIGASTRLATALGAPVEVATAKMENGQLKALTNRELYIPGSVLRAKVDPKQPLAYGASDQVDVFFDRSPAFSVKPDVKGVSRVAWFDADKPLRSGWAVGQEKLKGSTAMLDIDIGKGKVFAFGPEITQRAQSYGTFKFLFNGLLYGPAVSAGK; encoded by the coding sequence ATGACGCGAAGCGGAGCAATGGCCGGGGCGGCCCTCGGCGTGGTGCTGGCTTTCACGGGGATGAGCGGCGCGATCGCCGCCGACATCACCCCGCCTGACAAGGCCTTCGCCCAACCGGTCGGCAGCGACTACTTCCTGGCCGACTACACCGCCTACGAGGCGTATCTGAAAACCCTGGCCGGCCAGTCGGACCGCATGAAGCTGGTCGACATCGGCAAGACCGAGGAAGGCCGCACCATGTGGGTGGCGATCGTCTCCTCGCCCGCCAATTTGGCCAAGCTGGACCGCTACAAGGAGATCTCCCGCAAGCTGGCCAAGGCCGAGGGCGTCAAGGAAGACGAGGCCCGCAAGCTGGCCGCCGAGGGCAAGGCCGTGGTCTGGATCGACGCCGGCCTGCACGCCAGCGAGACCATCACCTCGCAAGGCCAGATCCAGGTCCTGTACAGGATGCTGACCCAGACCGATCCCGAAACGCTGCGCCTGCTGGATGACACCGTCATCCTGTTCGGCCAGGACAATCCGGACGGGATGGAGATGGTCTCGGACTGGTACATGCGTAACCAGGATCCGAAAAAGCGCGAGTTCGGCTCGCTGCCGCGCCTCTATCAGAAGTACGTCGGCCACGATAACAACCGCGATAGCTTCATGTCGGCCATGGCCGAGACGACCAACGTCAACAAGCAGCTGTTCCGCGAGTGGTACCCGCAGATCATCTACAACCAGCACCAGACCGGCCCGAACGGCATGGTGGTGTTCGTGCCGCCGTTCCGCGACCCGTTCAACTTCAACTACGACCCGCTGGTCATGACCGAGCTGCAGGAAGTCGGCATGGCCATGCACAGCCGCCTGGTGGCCGAGGACAAGCCGGGCTCGGGCGCGCGCAGCGCCGCCCCCTACTCCACCTGGCACAACGGCATGGAGCGGTCGGTCGCCTATTTCCACAATTCAATCGGCCTGCTGACCGAGATCATCGGCGGCCCGACCCCGACGACGGTCAACCTGGTGCCGGAACTGCAACTGCCGGGCAACGACCGCCCGGCCCCCATCGCGCCGCGCGAATGGCGCCTGCAGGACTCGCTGGACTACCAGTGGACCATGAACATGGCGGTGATCGACTACGCCGCCCGGAACAAAGAACGCCTGCTCTTCAACATCTGGAAGATGGGCGACAACAGCATCAAGCGCGGCAATAAGGACAGCTGGACGATCACCCCGACCCGGGTCGAGGAGTTGCAAGCCGCCGGCAAGGGCAAGCCCGGCCCCTACGGCGCGGCGGTGGATCCGAGCCTCTACAAGACCGTGCTGCAGACCCCCGAAGAGCGTGACCCGCGCGGCTATGTCATCCCCGCCGACCAGGCCGACATGCCCACGGTCGTGGCTTTCCTGAACGCCCTGATCAAGACCGGCGTCGACGTGGACAAGGCCACCAAGCCCTTCACGATCGCCGGCAAGGCCTATCCAGCCGGCTCCTATGTCGTGCGCTCGGCCCAGGCCTATCGCCCGCATATCATGGACATGTTCGAGCCCCAGGATCACCCGCACGACCTGGAATATCCCGGCGGTCCGCCCAAGGCGCCCTATGACGTCACCGGCTACACCCTGGCCTATCAGATGGGCATCAAGTTCGACCGCATCCTGGAGGGCTTCGAGGCCCCCACGACCCGCGTGCCGGACCTGATCACAGTGACGCCTGGCGCGGTGAAGGGTTCGGGCGGCGCGGGCTGGCTGGTCAGCCACGAGACCAACGCCAGCTTCACCCTGACCAACCGCCTGCTGAAGGCTGGGGCCAAGGTCTATTGGCTCAAAGACGGCGCCAAGGCCGGTAAGGTCGCGTTCGGCGCCGGCGCGATCTTCGTCCCCGCCTCGCCCGCCGCCAAGGCGGTGATCGACAAGGGCGTCAAGGACCTGGGCATCGACGCCTATGCCGTCGGCGGCAAGCCCTCGGGCGCGACCATCGCCCTGAAGCCGATCCGCGTCGGCCTGGTCGACGTTTATGGCGGCTCGATGCCGTCAGGCTGGAACCGCTGGATGTTCGAGAAGTTCGAGGCGCCCTTCCAGGTCGTCTATCCGCAGCGCCTGGACGCCGGCGACATCGCCAAGGACTATGACGTGCTGGTCTTCCCGGACGGCGTCGTCCCCGCGCCCGCCGACGGCCCGTTCAAGGCCGGCCGCGGCGGCCAGCAGCCCAAGCCCGAGGACATCCCCGCCGAGTACCGTCCGTGGCTGGGCCGGGTGACCGACGAGAAGACCCTGCCCAAGATCGCCGACTTCGTGAAGGGCGGCGGCACGGTGGTCGCCATCGGCGCCTCGACGCGTCTGGCCACGGCCCTGGGCGCGCCGGTCGAGGTCGCCACCGCCAAGATGGAGAACGGCCAGCTGAAGGCGCTGACCAACCGCGAGCTCTACATCCCGGGCTCGGTGCTGCGCGCCAAGGTCGATCCGAAACAGCCGCTGGCCTATGGGGCTTCGGACCAGGTCGACGTGTTCTTCGACCGCAGCCCGGCCTTCTCCGTGAAGCCCGACGTGAAGGGCGTGTCGCGCGTGGCCTGGTTCGACGCCGACAAGCCGCTCCGCAGCGGCTGGGCCGTCGGCCAGGAGAAGCTGAAGGGCTCGACCGCCATGCTCGACATCGACATCGGCAAGGGCAAGGTCTTCGCCTTCGGCCCCGAGATCACCCAGCGCGCTCAGTCGTACGGGACGTTCAAGTTCCTGTTCAACGGCCTGCTGTACGGGCCGGCGGTGTCGGCAGGTAAGTAA